A window from Acropora palmata chromosome 14, jaAcrPala1.3, whole genome shotgun sequence encodes these proteins:
- the LOC141866859 gene encoding uncharacterized protein LOC141866859 → MDGYVDRQSKNAPAVSLKYVCLKLEEQISQYLRSHTSSSLVKACILGKEETVLELKPTLQEINHGEPALYGMAPLHIACFFDHLEVAHALLQSGADTELRVEKTIAKETSLHIAAGRGYGEMVRALLEKGADPNSIASSHLKTPLHVAASDGHVQVVKYLLQGGAKREAQRPAELSRFGSWCTPLHLACQKGHLEIVKVLHQHGANIDAISEDHRGISVLHNAVIKHHVDIIKYLINQGVTMKVFDSAGFSPLHIAAKHGCTDIMDLLIKGGSEVDCFFNDPMHTPLMSSITSEQYNSMKILLEAGAKVNGVLDDAAPLYQAIRYEPTNLPMVELLISLGANECVPDEIGYYPLHCAAYCGQYEIAEFFLQRGHDPDQLSECPDDIGQHETPLHCAVFGNKPSVLQLLVKAGVSVNCLAHPGRQTPIYNAVLNQKSDMVEQLINLNADLNVKDASSVTPLHHAISSQNNDIIRLLILKGAHLENKTVDGLTPLHIAVIDGSEESAKLLIDSGASVSATSTYGETPLHFAAELNCARKVELFLQNGVDVNSADCNGISPLHLASEKGHDAIVELLCKQKKANVDLKDHSGVTPLHLATFNGHETAVRILLEAGADREETFNGESVSSICCRRGFVDVVGELQAPCGSTSEATEEGNLSDFDTLQTLPKYLKRVLETDGIGKVPQSKEAQLITEVVTVFIQDLMTAVGELDSRFSGKVKLSGSIAESCKVGEPDEFDFMLYLPTLAENFVPVHSPDDPAAYCKVELKKDRKIEKVKDLLKDGKYLFPQRIKACLFSHIEDVLLLKRVKVPQEIRFYLEEFMPESAKHRIVSEIRPGFILHLEWRKGLYTGLKITADVIPTLPFDDPKEADMNYTTKSWKLLSGVKDCSNHSESAATLYLVPKPLSSSTSRFNENVFWRISMSKLESKILQRIPDYKREVYLMGKVLLQQSGKVPDVDGLGSCVYSIHTYLLKTGFLVELARVPQSESWEGRDLVVRLLDLFGHLKQNIESGDMPSFFIEEYNLLLGENSNAERTARIWILDAILLFLSSTDDMQLGQRDPRDLETILQSQRPECISIFCKSYKNCEGNLTLVHKGHMLGKLSKFAEYISFQNLRHEGCKWLTFVEKKKTLNWEMDEKQKDTSWFH, encoded by the exons ATGGATGGTTACGTTGATCGCCAATCAAAAAATGCGCCTGCTGTGTCACTTAAATACGTTTGCTTAAAGCTTGAAGAACAAATCTCCCAGTACTTACGCAGTCACACTAGCAGTAGTCTTGTAAAGGCTTGCATACTTGGCAAGGAGGAAACCGTCCTTGAGCTTAAACCAACATTACAAGAAATCAACCATGGCGAGCCAGCTCTTTATGGGATGGCACCTTTGCAtattgcatgtttttttgatcATCTGGAAGTGGCTCATGCACTTCTTCAGTCTGGGGCAGATACGGAGTTGCGAGTTGAGAAGACTATTGCAAAGGAAACATCACTTCACATTGCCGCTGGGCGTGGTTATGGCGAGATGGTTAGGGCGCTTCTGGAGAAGGGGGCTGATCCAAATAGCATTGCTtccagtcacttgaaaacacCTTTGCATGTTGCAGCCAGTGATGGCCATGTCCAGGTTGTAAAATATCTACTGCAAGGAGGTGCAAAGAGAGAGGCTCAACGGCCTGCTGAGCTGAGCAGATTTGGTTCCTGGTGCACTCCTCTGCATCTTGCCTGTCAGAAAGGACATCTGGAAATTGTCAAAGTCCTTCATCAGCATGGAGCTAACATTGATGCCATATCCGAAGATCACAGAGGCATTTCTGTGTTACACAATGCTGTGATCAAGCACCACGTAGATATCATTAAGTACTTGATCAATCAAGGGGTGACAATGAAGGTTTTTGATAGCGCTGGTTTCAGTCCATTGCACATTGCTGCCAAACATGGCTGTACAGATATAATGGATTTGTTAATAAAAGGAGGGTCAGAGgttgattgtttcttcaatGATCCCATGCACACTCCTCTGATGTCTTCAATCACTTCAGAACAATACAATTCAATGAAAATCCTCCTTGAGGCAGGTGCTAAGGTAAATGGGGTGCTGGATGATGCGGCTCCCCTCTATCAAGCCATACGTTACGAGCCCACTAATCTTCCCATGGTAGAGCTCTTAATTTCTTTAGGTGCTAATGAATGTGTTCCTGATGAAATAGGGTACTACCCTTTACACTGTGCAGCATACTGTGGACAGTACGAAATAGCTGAATTCTTTCTACAACGTGGCCACGATCCTGATCAGTTGTCCGAGTGTCCAGATGACATTGGTCAGCATGAGACACCTCTTCACTGTGCAGTCTTTGGTAATAAGCCAAGTGTCTTGCAACTTCTTGTTAAGGCAGGTGTCTCAGTTAACTGTTTAGCTCATCCTGGTAGACAGACACCCATATATAATGCTGTGTTAAACCAAAAGAGTGACATGGTAGAGCAGTTGATCAACCTGAACGCGGATCTTAATGTTAAAGATGCTTCAAGTGTCACGCCACTTCATCATGCAATATCCAGTCAGAATAATGACATTATCAGGTTGTTGATCCTAAAGGGGGCACACCTAGAGAATAAAACTGTAGATGGTCTGACGCCTTTGCACATTGCCGTAATAGACGGGAGTGAAGAATCTGCAAAGTTGTTGATTGATTCAGGGGCATCTGTGAGTGCGACGTCAACATATGGAGAAACACCACTGCATTTTGCAGCCGAACTTAATTGTGCTCGTAAAGTTGaactttttttgcaaaatggtgtTGATGTGAACTCGGCTGATTGCAATGGGATATCCCCTCTACATCTCGCGTCAGAGAAGGGACATGACGCTATCGTTGAGCTCttatgcaaacaaaagaaagccaatGTCGATTTGAAAGATCACAGTGGTGTTACACCACTACACCTTGCTACTTTTAATGGGCATGAAACAGCTGTCCGGATTCTTCTTGAAGCAGGGGCCGATCGTGAGGAAACATTCAATGGAGAATCAGTTTCCAGCATCTGCTGTCGTCGGGGTTTTGTTGACGTTGTAGGAGAGCTTCAAGCGCCTTGTGGGTCCACTTCAGAAGCTACAGAGGAAGGGAATCTATCTGATTTTGACACCCTACAGACTTTGCCAAAGTATTTAAAGCGAGTCTTGGAGACTGATGGAATTGGGAAGGTGCCACAGTCAAAGGAGGCACAACTAATTACTGAAGTTGTAACCGTTTTTATTCAAGACCTAATGACAGCTGTTGGAGAACTTGATTCACGTTTCTCTGGCAAAGTTAAACTATCAGGAAGTATTGCTGAATCCTGTAAGGTGGGAGAGCCTGATGAGTTTGACTTTATGTTATATTTGCCAACTTTAGCTGAGAACTTTGTGCCTGTCCATTCTCCAGATGACCCAGCAGCCTACTGTAAAGTTGAATTAAAGAAAGACAGGAAGattgaaaaagtcaaagaCCTGTTAAAGGATGGGAAATATTTGTTCCCCCAGCGAATTAAAGCGTGTCTTTTCAGCCACATTGAAGATGTGCTTCTGCTCAAGAGAGTCAAGGTACCACAAGAAATACGTTTTTACCTTGAAGAATTCATGCCAGAAAGTGCTAAACATAGGATAGTAAGTGAAATTAGACCTGGTTTCATTTTACACTTGGAGTGGAGAAAGGGTTTGTACACAGGTTTGAAAATTACAGCCGACGTTATCCCAACTTTGCCTTTTGATGATCCTAAGGAAGCTGATATGAACTATACAACCAAGTCGTGGAAACTCCTTTCTGGAGTTAAGGATTGCAGCAACCATTCTGAAAGTGCAGCTACATTGTATCTCGTCCCAAAACCTCTTTCAAGTTCTACCTCAAGGTTTAACGAAAACGTCTTTTGGCGTATTTCTATGTCCAAATTAGAATCCAAGATCCTTCAAAGAATTCCAGATTACAAGAGAGAGGTATACCTAATGGGAAAGGTACTCCTCCAACAGAGTGGCAAGGTACCAGATGTGGATGGTCTGGGATCTTGTGTGTATTCTATACACACGTATCTCCTGAAAACAGGGTTCCTTGTTGAATTGGCCAGAGTTCCACAGAGCGAATCATGGGAGGGCAGAGACCTTGTCGTCAGGTTGTTGGATTTATTTGGTCACCTGAAGCAGAACATTGAATCTGGTGACATGCCGTCTTTCTTCATAGAAGAGTACAATCTCCTTCTTGGTGAGAACAGCAACGCAGAGAGAACAGCTCGTATTTGGATTCTAGATGCAATACTTTTGTTTCTCTCAAGTACAGACGACATGCAACTTGGACAACGCGATCCCCGTGATCTAGAAACTATATTGCAAAGCCAAAGGCCAGAATGTATCTCTA TCTTTTGCAAATCATACAAAAACTGTGAAGGAAATTTGACCTTGGTGCATAAAGGCCATATGCTTGGGAAACTTAGCAAGTTTGCTG aatatatttcttttcaaaacttgAGGCATGAAGGCTGCAAATGGCTTACTTTTgtggagaaaaaaa